In the genome of Podarcis raffonei isolate rPodRaf1 chromosome 17, rPodRaf1.pri, whole genome shotgun sequence, one region contains:
- the SYCE2 gene encoding synaptonemal complex central element protein 2 isoform X1: protein MAAAEQQEGAGAAMSNKKFQLQESEQEQDKPDSPFDIFTNLERNDLSDNPSRKETSSTPLPNSDTTGGESNSKSSSYFIALDSSIENLQERAQQIIDKMNEKRKEDQVLMNNFREGLLMKVSSLAEKLEESMFPVYDHHNKLIQDKIQELYQIMERIKQIETELRKVCHTVEMLYKDLCEQSEL from the exons atggctgccgctgAGCAGCAAGAAGGTGCCGGG GCTGCTATGTCTAATAAGAAATTTCAGCTCCAAGAGTCAGAGCAGGAGCAAGATAAACCTGATAGTCCATTTGACATCTTCACTAATCTAGAAAGAAATGACTTAAGTGATAATCCATCCAG GAAAGAAACTTCCAGCACACCTCTTCCTAATTCAGATACAACTGGAGGAGAGTCAAACAGCAAATCCTCAAGTTATTTTATAGCCCTTGATTCATCTATTGAAAATCTGCAAGAAAGAGCCCAGCAAATAATTGATAAGATGAATGAGAAGCGTAAGGAAGACCAAGTGCTCATGAACAATTTCCGAGAAGGTCTTTTGATGAAG GTTTCAAGCTTGGCAGAGAAGTTGGAGGAAAGCATGTTCCCTGTCTATGATCATCATAACAAGCTCATTCAAGATAAAATCCAAGAGCTTTACCAGATCATGGAGAGGATCAAACAAATTGAAACAGAGCTCAGGAAGGTCTGTCACACTGTGGAGATGTTATATAAAGACCTGTGTGAGCAGTCTGAATTGTGA
- the SYCE2 gene encoding synaptonemal complex central element protein 2 isoform X3 — protein sequence MTEEAAMSNKKFQLQESEQEQDKPDSPFDIFTNLERNDLSDNPSRKETSSTPLPNSDTTGGESNSKSSSYFIALDSSIENLQERAQQIIDKMNEKRKEDQVLMNNFREGLLMKVSSLAEKLEESMFPVYDHHNKLIQDKIQELYQIMERIKQIETELRKVCHTVEMLYKDLCEQSEL from the exons ATGACTGAAGAG GCTGCTATGTCTAATAAGAAATTTCAGCTCCAAGAGTCAGAGCAGGAGCAAGATAAACCTGATAGTCCATTTGACATCTTCACTAATCTAGAAAGAAATGACTTAAGTGATAATCCATCCAG GAAAGAAACTTCCAGCACACCTCTTCCTAATTCAGATACAACTGGAGGAGAGTCAAACAGCAAATCCTCAAGTTATTTTATAGCCCTTGATTCATCTATTGAAAATCTGCAAGAAAGAGCCCAGCAAATAATTGATAAGATGAATGAGAAGCGTAAGGAAGACCAAGTGCTCATGAACAATTTCCGAGAAGGTCTTTTGATGAAG GTTTCAAGCTTGGCAGAGAAGTTGGAGGAAAGCATGTTCCCTGTCTATGATCATCATAACAAGCTCATTCAAGATAAAATCCAAGAGCTTTACCAGATCATGGAGAGGATCAAACAAATTGAAACAGAGCTCAGGAAGGTCTGTCACACTGTGGAGATGTTATATAAAGACCTGTGTGAGCAGTCTGAATTGTGA
- the SYCE2 gene encoding synaptonemal complex central element protein 2 isoform X2, whose product MTQARSAAMSNKKFQLQESEQEQDKPDSPFDIFTNLERNDLSDNPSRKETSSTPLPNSDTTGGESNSKSSSYFIALDSSIENLQERAQQIIDKMNEKRKEDQVLMNNFREGLLMKVSSLAEKLEESMFPVYDHHNKLIQDKIQELYQIMERIKQIETELRKVCHTVEMLYKDLCEQSEL is encoded by the exons ATGACCCAGGCAAGATCA GCTGCTATGTCTAATAAGAAATTTCAGCTCCAAGAGTCAGAGCAGGAGCAAGATAAACCTGATAGTCCATTTGACATCTTCACTAATCTAGAAAGAAATGACTTAAGTGATAATCCATCCAG GAAAGAAACTTCCAGCACACCTCTTCCTAATTCAGATACAACTGGAGGAGAGTCAAACAGCAAATCCTCAAGTTATTTTATAGCCCTTGATTCATCTATTGAAAATCTGCAAGAAAGAGCCCAGCAAATAATTGATAAGATGAATGAGAAGCGTAAGGAAGACCAAGTGCTCATGAACAATTTCCGAGAAGGTCTTTTGATGAAG GTTTCAAGCTTGGCAGAGAAGTTGGAGGAAAGCATGTTCCCTGTCTATGATCATCATAACAAGCTCATTCAAGATAAAATCCAAGAGCTTTACCAGATCATGGAGAGGATCAAACAAATTGAAACAGAGCTCAGGAAGGTCTGTCACACTGTGGAGATGTTATATAAAGACCTGTGTGAGCAGTCTGAATTGTGA
- the SYCE2 gene encoding synaptonemal complex central element protein 2 isoform X4 encodes MSNKKFQLQESEQEQDKPDSPFDIFTNLERNDLSDNPSRKETSSTPLPNSDTTGGESNSKSSSYFIALDSSIENLQERAQQIIDKMNEKRKEDQVLMNNFREGLLMKVSSLAEKLEESMFPVYDHHNKLIQDKIQELYQIMERIKQIETELRKVCHTVEMLYKDLCEQSEL; translated from the exons ATGTCTAATAAGAAATTTCAGCTCCAAGAGTCAGAGCAGGAGCAAGATAAACCTGATAGTCCATTTGACATCTTCACTAATCTAGAAAGAAATGACTTAAGTGATAATCCATCCAG GAAAGAAACTTCCAGCACACCTCTTCCTAATTCAGATACAACTGGAGGAGAGTCAAACAGCAAATCCTCAAGTTATTTTATAGCCCTTGATTCATCTATTGAAAATCTGCAAGAAAGAGCCCAGCAAATAATTGATAAGATGAATGAGAAGCGTAAGGAAGACCAAGTGCTCATGAACAATTTCCGAGAAGGTCTTTTGATGAAG GTTTCAAGCTTGGCAGAGAAGTTGGAGGAAAGCATGTTCCCTGTCTATGATCATCATAACAAGCTCATTCAAGATAAAATCCAAGAGCTTTACCAGATCATGGAGAGGATCAAACAAATTGAAACAGAGCTCAGGAAGGTCTGTCACACTGTGGAGATGTTATATAAAGACCTGTGTGAGCAGTCTGAATTGTGA